AAACCGCGAGAGGGAGCTTGGGCCACTTTCAATGTCCGTACAACCAAAACTCAACGTTGAAGTCTCTGGCTCGGGGTTATGTTCATCGGTACTTGTCCAGGAACTGTCAGCACTGTACGGGTCGCTCTCCAAATCATCCCCGAAAAGCGGGTCGCCAATCAAGGCACTAGATAGGTGTCCACCCTAGTTTTGTAACCGTGGGAAGGAGAACCTCCACCATGTTAACCATGTAAATTTCGACCAGCTTGCCCTttatcgccgccgccgccgccgccggctaaaaaaaaagaaaaggcaatACTCGACAAACTGTTCAAAAATTTGTTGTCCTTGAAGTACCAGAGGTGAAGTACTAGGTGAAATACTAGAGCAGCAATAAACCCACACAACTGGCTTGGGTATCTGCCTCGCGCTGATGTAGATCCTCGAGCGAAGCGAACAAAAGAACGCAACCATGCCTCTCCAGCTTCCCGCCCCGAAAACGCCCTTGCACCTGTACCGACATCTTCTCCGCGAAGCTTCATACCTTCCTCCCGTGATCCGGCCATGTTTTACCGAGCGCATTGTCTCGAAGTTCCGACAACATCAGCACGATCCAGAACCAACGGCTCGAATTCGCAAAACGACACAGAGGCTTCGTACCATGCGAGCTGCAGTCGCTGGAGACTTGAAAAGCCTGGAGAAGGTCATCCAAACTGGGTTTGGTCGCACCGGCTTCCGTCGTCGGCAGCTTCTTTCAGATTTCTTGCCTCGGGAGCCTCCCCCGGACAGCACTGCCCTGCAACAGTTTCTGGACTGGAAGTTTGGCAACGGGCCCCCTCCTGCTCACTTGATGAATTTTCGTGCTCGAAGCAGCCAAAAAATGCTGCCGTACGACTGGTTGGATAGCTGGGACACCGACAAGCTCGCTGCTCTGTTGAAAGCCCAATCGCAGGTCCCTGACCTGCCAAACAACAACACTGTAGGAGCTAGACAGTTGGATGTATACCGCGACGTACCCAAGAGGAGCGGCTTTGGCCGCCCCTTTCCTGGAAGAACAGCTCGTACAAAAGTCAAAAAAGCCTGGAAGATCTTAGCGGAAAAATTACTCCCGCCTGTTCCAGAAGAGGAATGGAATGTACTGCGAGATCTCGCCCATGGAAAGGATATGGCGCGCGGGCAAGTCTTACCAAGGAGACCAGTAGCTGGTCTTAGTGAGGACATCAATTTAGAACTTGCAAAGCAGTCTTGGGACATGGAAAACTACCTCCTGCAACCGGCCCGCTGGGTTGATCGCAAGTCGTCTCGTAGGAGGGTATTGTTCACTGGCATACCACAGCCAAATGACGAGCTGGGATTTTCACCCGAGGGGTTATCATCCAGGATGACGACACGGAACATGCGCCGTATTTACGCGACAGTATGGCGCATGACCCCTTTTATGGAAAAGAAGGACGCTCCAGGTGCACGTTGGAACGTGAAGTTCGGCCAGCCAAATACTTTGAGGAACACGGACACATCACAAACTTGGCATCATGTGTTTCAAGGTGTGGACCAGGATGGTTCTCCTATAAAAAAGGCACGAAAGACTCGGTCCCGTGTTGCTTAGATCGACTCGCTCGCGGGCCACATCTTGTCTCCTATACTGTATACAAACCCAACGATACCCCCAGCTGCCAATCATGGGCTCTGACCAACATATATTCCACAGTTATTGCTTGGACATGTCCGCCAGCTTCGCCAGGTTGTCCCCATCGACTCTAAAGCCAACCCACTCACTCTGCTGTCTAGCCCCGATACTCTCGTAGAACTTGATGCTGGGTTCATTCCACTTCAAGCAGGCCCATTCGAGCCTAGTGCCCTGCATTTCTCTTACCTCTCTTGCCAGTGTCGCTAGTAGCTGCAGACCGTACCCCTTCTTGCGGTACGCAGGGCGCACGTACAAGTCCTCCAGGTAGATACCTGGCCTGGCGCGCCATGTGCTATAGTTGTAGAAGTACAATGCCATGCCACAGGTGGTACCGTCCGGATCGGAAAGGACAAGGCAGCGAGCAGGCTTGGCGGGTGAAGTAGGCTCGGTGTTTGGCAGGCCATCTGGGAGGCTGAGGGGTGCTGATGGGTCTGATGGCGCAAGGGCGACAGTCTCGAGCAGCTTGGCTTCGGTTGTCTCGACGGAATGAAGCTCATGTTCATAGTCGGCCAGTTCGCGGATCATGCCGAGAATTGCTGGGATGTCTACAGCAGACAGACGATGTTAGCATACATAATTTGGAATATGACAGCAGAAGATTTCCAGTCACACACCTTCCCGGCTAGCATGTTTGATGGTGGCCATGGTTTTTGCAAGAGACGGGACGAGCTCCTCCTATTGTCGTTAATGGATGCCGGTGTTGATATGGAGACGGCTGAAGCTGGGTAACGTAGTTGgttactgtactgtactttGCGGGCTTGGATGTTACAAACGTGATGAAAGAAAATTTGCGGAAGCTCTCGTCATGAAGAGCTTTTGCATTTACAAAACCACTAACTAAACAAAGACCTTTTGTACGAAAAAGATCGGTCTACTTCAGAATCATAGGTAGCTCCGCGTGTCGAGTCGTGCCGATGACAAACCCCAAACTCCACAGCCACAGTTGACATGAAGGGCGTAGGTGGGTTTGAGTGTTGTTGGTGCATGTTATTAACTTACCACGTATTGATTTACAAGAAAGTCTCCAGAATTCTACCATGCTTGGAGTAGCACGTTGACTTCGGGCAAGAGTAGCATTTCAAACAGACGCAATGCAATTGGATAAACCCATATTCCCAGACGAACATCTCCATTGGGCATTGATGTAGATTGTACGTAGCGACCTTTAGCTTACCTTAGGTTCCTACCGGTAATACAGCTACCCCGCCGATACAACCTTGTCGCAAAAGTGCCCCTCAATGCGGCAATCCGTCGCGACTTGTGTACccagtaccttaccttacctgaGTACCTGCCTAGGGTACATAGGTAACGTGTACTTGTCAGAACAGGGGTGGCCTGGAACTGACATGCgttgttttgtttgctgGTTTGATTTATTACTTACTGCCTTGCTTTGTTCGATTGAGTGCCAAGTCAGGAAACAGCAACGGCCGTTCACTTCTTCCAATTGCAGTTTTTCATCTCGTTTGACTCAGACACGTACTTTGCTGTACCTAGCTACCTACGAACTACCTAACCAGgaggtatctacctaccacctTACTGATAAACTGTACATTTGGGACTGGTGGCAGCAGAAGGGCCAAGACCAAGACCAGGACGAGACGTGCCATCCGGCTTTCCTGAACCCTTGTCATCGTTCGCGGTTCTTGTGCCTGGCTTCGTCTCATCTTCGTCATGTCCGCAACTTCGACAAAGACCAAGACCAAGCTAACCTTGGAGAAGGATTCTGATTTCGAGACTTATTCATCCGGACGCGATACATCTTCGCCGCCGGATCTTCGCATCCTGCACTACAATGATGTCTACCATTTAGACCCATCATCCGCCGAACCCGTTGGCGGTGCGGCTCGTTTCCTCACTCTTGTCAAAGAATACCAATCTGGTCAAGAGTTCCAGGGACAGCCGGAGCTGCTGACTTTCTTCTCTGGTGATGTCTTCAACCCGAGTCTGGAGAGCTCCATAACCAAGGGTAGCCACATGGTACCCATCCTAAACTCGATAGGGACGGCCTGCACTTGTGTCGGGGTATGCAATGAGCCAATGTATTGACGGTTGTCACTGGCATCGCCCTGTTTTCTGCTCAATATACTGACCAAACCAATAGAACCATGATCTTGACTTCGGAGTAAATCAGTTTGAATACCTTGCTCGGAAATGTAACTTCCCCTGGCTCCTCGCCAACGTCCTCGACCCGGCATTGGGTGAAGATGTTCCCATCGGCCACGCCAAAAAGACACATATTATGACGGCATCCAATGGTATAAAGGTTGGGTTGATTGGCCTTGCCGAGCGCGAGTGGCTCGAGACCGTCAACGCGCTGCCCCCAGACATCATCTACAAATCAGCTACACAGACGGCCAAGGAACTCGTGCCAAAGCTGCGTCAGGAAGGGGCAGAGATTGTAATTGCATTGACGCACCAGCGCGAACCGAATGACAACAAGCTGGCAGAAAACATGGGGAGCGAGATTGACATCATACTCGGCGGCCACGATCACTTCTACAACCACAGCCTCATCAACGGCTGCCATGTGCTCAGGTCTGGTAGTGACTTCAAGCAGCTTTCCTACATCACTGCCCGCCGCTCCACGTCTGCAAAGTCCAAATGGGATTTTGAAATCCGCCGCCGGGACGTCATATCGGCAGTGCCTCAAGATGGTGAAACAGCGCAGCTGATCGACCAATTGACGTCCAAGCTCAAGCAGAGTCTGGAGAAGCCAGTCGGCTGGACAGCCACACCGTTGGACGCGCGCTTCACCGTCGTCAGGACGCAAGAGAGCAACCTTGGGAACTTCATCTGCGACATAATGCGGCATCACTACCAGGCTGACTGCGCGATGATGGCGGCTGGAACAATCCGTGGTGACATGGTCTACCCGCCGGGCCCGATCCGAATCAAGGACATCACCGATTGCTTCCCCTTTGAGGACCCGGTTGTGGTCATCAAGGTTACTGGAAAGGATATATGGGATGCTTTAGAGAGTGGTGTCTTGCTGTACCCGGCGCAAGAGGGTGAGTGAGCATGAAATGCGACATGCCTAGTTAGTTGCATTGATGCTCAAAATTGGGAGTTTCTAACATTATGACAGGTCGCTTCCCTCAGGTCTCCAACATCAAGTTCACCTTCGACCCTTCGAAAGATCCCGGATCTCGAATAGTAACAGCGAGCATCGGTAGCGACGACCCGATTAAGATGGACAAGATCTATGTCCTGTGCACCAGGGGATATATGGCACGGGGCAAAGGTAGGTCGAGATTCGATTTGAGCTGTATTTGTTCTGCTCTGTCTTGCATTACTGACGCGCATTCGTCCCGGAGTAGACGGCTACAAGAGCCTTCTCATCAAGGAAGAAGGTGGAACGGCCGAAGAGATAGTATCCGAGGAAAACGGAATCCTCATATCCATGATGCTCCGGCAGTACTTCATGTCGCTCAAGGTTCTTGATCGCTGGAAAAACTGGAACCCGTCGCTCGACCGGCACTGGGATCAAGTCAAGACCAACGTGACGCAGTATCACCCGGTGCTTCCACCATCGCCTCAAGAAACGACCAAGGGCGACGAGGCATTCCGCATTCCGACGCTGCCCGCCCCCAAGACGAGCAAGGACCAGATAGCGGCGGGTTGGCAGGCGTGGACAGCTAAAAGGTTGCGCCAACGCAAGAACTCTGTGTCGCCATTCGATGAACATGTGATTGACAACGCCGTGCCGACGCCGGATCAGGAGGAGCTAGAGAAGCTGGATGATGAGCTCCGCGTCATGAGAAGATATTTTGGGCGCTGGTGCCGCAAGGCCGGGGTTCAACCAAGAGCAGAAGGCGATGTCAACGGGGACGATCTGATGGTCAAGTGGACTCAGGCCATTGCACCAAGGCTAGAGGGGAGGATCACTATTGTTGGAAAGGCCTGAGACCCAAGATGTGTTGGCGGCCTTTGTCATTGGGATCTGATAACCTTCTATGAAATACGACTTGATGAGTCATGAAATatcgaaacaaaacaaaaaaagactctGTCCACCCAAATCGTTACTTATACTGATAATGTTTTTCATCCAGAAATTTTGCTTGAGGCATCAAATGAATCGACAAAGGAGAGTTGTGGCTATCTTGACATGTCGTTTTTTTCCCCCGGTTGCCCAGACTTCTCTTTCAAAACCTTTCATATATATATTTCCTCCAAAAAGAGACTCTTTTGGTCAAACCCATCGCAAGGACTTTGCCTTTGGCTTTATGGGGACGCCGGCTGTGATGACGGTCCTCACGCCGCCGGTCGCCGAAACCCAAACATCCGCATCGTCATCTCGCAGGTTCGGCATCGTATGGCGCTTGCAAATCTCTGCCAGATACATGCCGTTTTCCATCTCGGGGGGTAACGGAGACCGTGGGGGTCGCGGTGGTGGAGGCATTCCCGGAATGAAAGCTGGTCGCGTTCCAGGATACCAGGGGTCGCTAGCAGCCGCggtggcagcagcaacatcgACAGTCTCGACGACGACGTTGGTGCGTGCGAGGCCATCCGAGCTTGCCCAGACAAAGCTGAATCGATTCGTGTTCCTGGCAGCCGGCGGTGCCTCGATGGCGCTCGCATTTGTGTGACTCGAGTGTACGCTCCGCGCGTACATTGTATAGGCCTTTGAGTCCCTCGT
This DNA window, taken from Pyricularia oryzae 70-15 chromosome 6, whole genome shotgun sequence, encodes the following:
- a CDS encoding N-acetyltransferase ats1, producing the protein MATIKHASREDIPAILGMIRELADYEHELHSVETTEAKLLETVALAPSDPSAPLSLPDGLPNTEPTSPAKPARCLVLSDPDGTTCGMALYFYNYSTWRARPGIYLEDLYVRPAYRKKGYGLQLLATLAREVREMQGTRLEWACLKWNEPSIKFYESIGARQQSEWVGFRVDGDNLAKLADMSKQ
- a CDS encoding flagellar associated protein; the protein is MSATSTKTKTKLTLEKDSDFETYSSGRDTSSPPDLRILHYNDVYHLDPSSAEPVGGAARFLTLVKEYQSGQEFQGQPELLTFFSGDVFNPSLESSITKGSHMVPILNSIGTACTCVGNHDLDFGVNQFEYLARKCNFPWLLANVLDPALGEDVPIGHAKKTHIMTASNGIKVGLIGLAEREWLETVNALPPDIIYKSATQTAKELVPKLRQEGAEIVIALTHQREPNDNKLAENMGSEIDIILGGHDHFYNHSLINGCHVLRSGSDFKQLSYITARRSTSAKSKWDFEIRRRDVISAVPQDGETAQLIDQLTSKLKQSLEKPVGWTATPLDARFTVVRTQESNLGNFICDIMRHHYQADCAMMAAGTIRGDMVYPPGPIRIKDITDCFPFEDPVVVIKVTGKDIWDALESGVLLYPAQEGRFPQVSNIKFTFDPSKDPGSRIVTASIGSDDPIKMDKIYVLCTRGYMARGKDGYKSLLIKEEGGTAEEIVSEENGILISMMLRQYFMSLKVLDRWKNWNPSLDRHWDQVKTNVTQYHPVLPPSPQETTKGDEAFRIPTLPAPKTSKDQIAAGWQAWTAKRLRQRKNSVSPFDEHVIDNAVPTPDQEELEKLDDELRVMRRYFGRWCRKAGVQPRAEGDVNGDDLMVKWTQAIAPRLEGRITIVGKA